One Paenibacillus sp. FSL W8-0186 genomic window carries:
- a CDS encoding alpha/beta hydrolase, whose translation MTTRDFLKDNHIVTEDLRIPSDTPGIELYVRNKRPASMNTFSNEKTIVMVHGATYSIGSLYDVELDGFTFLDYLAGHGYDVYAVDVRGYGGSTRPPEMEQPADLNPPLVRTETGVRDLGTAVDYVLKRRNLTKVNILGMSWGGTVAGAYTSQNNEIVNKLTLVAPQWLSSKPVPIDTGGPLGSYRLVAVGSTKERWLSAAPEHKRGDLIPDGWFEQWVEATLASDPGSLTGHPEHIRATNGPILDIREYWTVGKAFYDPKDITVPVLLVHAEWDIDVPLELAQSFFTFLTGAAYRRWVEIGEGTHMVLLEKNRLQAFQAIRGFLDEAYAPAK comes from the coding sequence ATGACAACCCGTGATTTTCTTAAAGATAACCATATCGTGACCGAAGACCTGCGTATCCCGAGCGATACGCCCGGAATCGAGCTTTATGTACGAAATAAACGTCCCGCTTCCATGAATACCTTCTCAAACGAAAAAACAATCGTGATGGTTCATGGCGCTACCTATTCAATTGGCAGTCTGTACGATGTGGAGCTGGACGGCTTCACTTTTCTGGACTACCTTGCCGGCCATGGCTATGACGTATACGCCGTGGACGTTCGCGGCTACGGCGGCTCGACAAGACCGCCTGAGATGGAGCAGCCTGCCGACCTTAATCCGCCGCTTGTCCGCACGGAGACAGGGGTCCGGGATTTGGGTACAGCCGTGGACTACGTTCTGAAACGCCGGAATTTAACGAAGGTCAACATACTGGGAATGTCTTGGGGGGGAACGGTTGCGGGAGCTTATACCAGCCAAAACAACGAGATAGTAAACAAGCTTACGCTTGTTGCACCGCAATGGCTAAGCTCCAAACCGGTTCCGATCGATACCGGAGGCCCACTCGGTTCATATCGCCTTGTTGCTGTCGGCAGCACGAAGGAACGCTGGCTCAGCGCGGCGCCAGAACATAAACGCGGTGATCTGATTCCGGACGGCTGGTTTGAACAATGGGTCGAAGCCACTCTTGCTTCGGATCCGGGGAGCTTAACCGGTCATCCCGAGCATATCCGGGCGACCAACGGCCCTATCCTGGATATCCGCGAATACTGGACGGTTGGCAAAGCTTTCTATGATCCTAAGGATATCACGGTTCCCGTCCTTCTTGTCCATGCCGAGTGGGATATCGATGTCCCTCTTGAATTGGCGCAGAGTTTCTTCACTTTCCTGACAGGAGCCGCCTACCGCCGCTGGGTGGAAATCGGTGAAGGGACGCACATGGTATTGCTGGAGAAAAACAGACTTCAGGCTTTTCAAGCCATTCGCGGTTTCTTGGATGAAGCATACGCGCCGGCGAAGTAA
- a CDS encoding alpha/beta fold hydrolase, translating to MKMHVSTSSPVISIKPIVLSAPGRGENLQVRVSAPATGSQVPIIIFSQGFGWSMDSYGPLVDYWAAHGFVVIQPTHLDSRTLNLPPDDPRTPLIWRFRVEDLKRILDQLDLIEASVPGLSGRLDRNRIAAAGHSWGGQTVSMLLGARVLDASGEPGEDMSDSRIKAGVLLSTTGLGGADLSPFAAEHFPFMNPSFSDMRTPTLVVAGDHDQSHLSNRGPDWFTDPYFLSPGRKSLLTLFGAEHMLGGISGYNVAETTDENPERVALLQQLTWSYLREALNLDDSSWLAARKDLEKSANPLGRIESK from the coding sequence ATGAAAATGCACGTAAGTACGTCTTCTCCAGTCATCTCGATAAAGCCGATTGTGCTGTCAGCCCCGGGCCGCGGTGAGAATTTGCAAGTGCGGGTATCGGCGCCAGCGACGGGTAGCCAAGTACCTATTATTATTTTCTCGCAAGGCTTTGGTTGGTCGATGGACAGCTACGGTCCGTTAGTCGACTACTGGGCTGCTCACGGCTTCGTGGTCATTCAACCTACCCATCTTGACTCGAGGACGCTGAATCTTCCTCCTGACGATCCCCGTACACCACTGATCTGGCGTTTCCGCGTCGAAGACCTGAAGCGCATCCTTGACCAACTTGATCTTATTGAAGCTTCCGTTCCAGGCCTCAGCGGACGTCTCGACCGCAACCGAATCGCCGCAGCCGGACACTCCTGGGGAGGCCAAACGGTGAGCATGCTGCTTGGTGCGAGAGTCCTCGATGCCAGTGGCGAACCGGGAGAGGACATGTCCGACTCGCGAATCAAGGCGGGCGTATTGCTTTCCACGACTGGCCTTGGCGGAGCTGATTTGAGTCCGTTCGCGGCAGAGCACTTCCCATTCATGAACCCGAGCTTCTCCGATATGAGGACGCCGACTCTCGTGGTCGCGGGGGATCATGACCAATCCCACCTGTCCAATCGGGGGCCGGACTGGTTCACAGACCCCTACTTCCTGAGCCCGGGCAGAAAGAGCCTGCTCACCCTCTTCGGGGCAGAACATATGCTTGGCGGAATCTCCGGGTACAATGTCGCGGAGACGACGGACGAGAATCCGGAACGAGTTGCTTTGCTCCAGCAGCTCACGTGGTCTTATCTTCGAGAGGCGCTCAATCTCGACGATTCAAGCTGGTTGGCGGCCCGGAAGGATCTGGAGAAGAGTGCCAATCCATTAGGTCGCATCGAATCTAAGTAA
- a CDS encoding TetR/AcrR family transcriptional regulator, giving the protein MQNNKRNYHHGNLKETLIRTSMEMISEHGIQGFSVAKVAKNAGVAISAPYRHFPNRESLLAETGIVFLTELTSRMKSAATEAGNDPIERVASVAGAYVQYALEHNVSFQLFSAARESQLTTFHERSREMINFLFTLTQEAVPEAAWDELLELMEALLALVQGYADMFHQGHFSQLNLTKNQIARRSAIAAKLLINGWNQCRKDVEQT; this is encoded by the coding sequence ATGCAGAATAACAAACGAAATTATCATCATGGAAACTTAAAAGAAACGCTAATACGAACCTCGATGGAAATGATTTCAGAACATGGGATTCAAGGCTTTTCCGTGGCCAAGGTAGCGAAAAATGCGGGAGTTGCAATTAGCGCTCCTTATCGTCATTTCCCTAATCGAGAAAGCTTGCTTGCGGAAACCGGGATCGTTTTTCTAACGGAACTCACATCGAGAATGAAGTCTGCAGCAACCGAAGCGGGTAATGATCCAATTGAGCGTGTGGCTTCTGTTGCCGGCGCCTATGTGCAGTATGCACTTGAACATAATGTCAGTTTTCAATTATTTTCCGCAGCCAGAGAATCTCAGCTGACCACATTCCATGAACGAAGCCGCGAGATGATCAATTTTCTTTTTACGTTAACGCAGGAAGCTGTTCCTGAAGCAGCATGGGATGAATTGCTCGAGCTTATGGAAGCACTGCTTGCTCTCGTTCAGGGATACGCAGATATGTTCCATCAAGGGCATTTTTCTCAGTTAAATTTGACGAAGAATCAGATAGCTAGACGTTCAGCTATCGCCGCCAAACTGCTTATCAACGGGTGGAATCAATGCAGAAAGGACGTTGAGCAAACGTAA
- the asd gene encoding archaetidylserine decarboxylase (Phosphatidylserine decarboxylase is synthesized as a single chain precursor. Generation of the pyruvoyl active site from a Ser is coupled to cleavage of a Gly-Ser bond between the larger (beta) and smaller (alpha chains). It is an integral membrane protein.), which yields MMKLLMRSMTELGSRKWISRLTGRLAQSSVSQVFIRSFARIYRIQVQEAEKPISEYRSLNEFFTRRLKPGARLIDNDPATLVCPVDALITGAGPVKSGTIFNIKGQDYAIEELLGCSPRAAKYAEGFYLVLYLSPTDYHRIHVPVDGTIVERVHFQGKVYPVNEFGLRHMKMVLSRNERLTTYIRYSDGEVAVIKVGAMNVSSIKYVNPLAKDVKKGQELAYFEFGSTVVLLTENHTFTLRKDLIPGMKVHMGESLGTLRLPIS from the coding sequence ATGATGAAATTGCTGATGCGATCCATGACTGAGCTCGGTTCGCGCAAATGGATTTCTCGTCTGACGGGCAGGCTGGCGCAGTCTTCGGTGAGTCAGGTGTTTATACGTTCGTTTGCCCGAATCTACCGAATCCAGGTTCAAGAAGCGGAGAAGCCGATCAGCGAATATCGTTCTCTGAACGAATTTTTTACGCGACGCCTTAAGCCCGGAGCGCGCCTTATCGATAACGATCCCGCTACGCTTGTCTGTCCCGTAGATGCGCTGATTACGGGGGCGGGCCCGGTGAAATCAGGCACGATATTCAACATTAAGGGACAGGACTACGCAATCGAAGAGTTGCTGGGATGTTCTCCCCGGGCAGCTAAATATGCCGAGGGCTTCTATCTCGTTCTTTACTTGAGTCCGACTGATTATCACCGAATTCACGTCCCTGTAGACGGCACGATCGTCGAGCGTGTTCACTTCCAAGGCAAGGTCTACCCGGTGAACGAGTTTGGTCTTCGACATATGAAAATGGTGCTGAGCCGCAATGAGCGGCTGACGACCTATATTCGTTACTCCGACGGCGAGGTCGCGGTCATTAAGGTAGGCGCTATGAACGTCAGTAGTATCAAGTACGTAAATCCGTTGGCTAAGGATGTCAAGAAAGGCCAGGAATTGGCTTATTTCGAATTCGGCTCCACTGTGGTGCTTCTCACAGAGAATCATACGTTTACTCTTCGCAAGGATTTGATTCCGGGCATGAAGGTTCACATGGGCGAGTCGCTTGGCACGTTGCGCCTTCCAATATCATAA
- a CDS encoding DMT family transporter, translating into MRTYLLLLFCAALYGSNFVLGSLLLEAFPALHLSAYRLLVSSAFLLIYLVATRGLAKITFRDFVYLVPFVLIGMLLHQVSFFTGLRTTDATTASLILSLAPIFTALFARLFLKEPLTIRMAAGSIVALAGVFLVVGTGGSMGTAITEGVWIMFICMLALSGSMILMKKLTERMDAFVATVYTTVLGCISVYPVAVWSEPRVQVQPQFWWWVLLVGSALLIQGLCAVIWNAQIRKVGAAKASLFLNLQPFVAMILGYITLGTPISLTQVAGSVLIISGVVLATVQGQRTRKTQDDKLKLSATER; encoded by the coding sequence TTGCGAACTTATTTGCTTCTCTTGTTTTGCGCGGCCCTTTACGGGAGCAACTTCGTCTTAGGCTCGCTGCTGCTGGAAGCATTCCCCGCCTTGCATCTGTCGGCATACCGGCTTCTGGTTTCATCGGCGTTCCTGCTTATTTATTTGGTTGCAACTCGTGGCTTGGCGAAGATTACGTTCCGCGACTTTGTTTATTTGGTCCCCTTCGTTCTAATCGGGATGCTGCTTCACCAAGTTTCTTTCTTTACAGGTCTCCGGACAACGGACGCAACCACAGCTTCGCTCATCTTATCGTTAGCTCCAATTTTTACGGCGCTGTTTGCCCGCTTATTTTTGAAAGAGCCGTTAACGATACGCATGGCTGCAGGCTCAATTGTCGCCCTCGCCGGTGTCTTCTTAGTAGTTGGAACTGGCGGAAGCATGGGCACAGCCATTACCGAAGGCGTCTGGATCATGTTTATCTGTATGCTGGCATTGTCGGGATCTATGATCCTCATGAAAAAGCTGACGGAACGTATGGATGCGTTTGTCGCAACGGTGTATACCACCGTGCTAGGCTGCATCTCGGTATACCCGGTGGCGGTCTGGAGTGAGCCTCGCGTACAGGTACAACCTCAATTCTGGTGGTGGGTTCTCTTGGTCGGATCGGCGCTGCTTATTCAGGGCTTATGCGCGGTTATCTGGAATGCGCAGATCCGCAAGGTAGGGGCGGCTAAAGCCTCCCTGTTTCTGAATTTACAACCGTTTGTCGCCATGATTTTAGGCTATATCACGCTCGGCACCCCGATTTCCTTAACGCAAGTGGCAGGATCTGTTCTCATCATTTCCGGCGTAGTTCTAGCCACTGTGCAGGGACAGAGAACAAGGAAAACACAAGACGATAAACTGAAATTATCCGCTACCGAGAGGTAA
- the pssA gene encoding CDP-diacylglycerol--serine O-phosphatidyltransferase yields the protein MPSFLTLGNLSLGLISIILAFNNNAGMATLLVFVAIILDGADGWAARKLHAQSEFGKVLDSLSDIITFGAAPAYILYEAVFHELSPALGWGITILFPVCGALRLARFNVQNGMKRYFVGLPIPAAGGMLALLSFFKNDVPVIVLFAVSLLLALLMVSSIRYPSVTNFSPSRRTIWFVLTLMLILAGGAFLFEKQLYELLFAPLFMYAAYGSMIYWVRLVSNNKEQGE from the coding sequence ATACCGAGCTTTCTTACTCTTGGTAATCTGAGCTTAGGCTTAATTTCGATCATACTTGCATTTAACAACAATGCGGGTATGGCTACGCTTCTCGTTTTTGTTGCAATCATACTAGATGGCGCAGATGGATGGGCAGCCCGTAAATTGCATGCGCAAAGCGAGTTTGGGAAGGTTTTGGACTCGTTATCAGACATCATTACGTTCGGTGCGGCACCAGCATATATTCTATATGAGGCAGTATTCCATGAGCTAAGTCCAGCGTTGGGCTGGGGGATCACAATCCTATTTCCGGTTTGTGGCGCTTTGCGCTTGGCAAGATTCAATGTTCAGAACGGAATGAAGCGATACTTTGTCGGGCTGCCGATTCCCGCTGCGGGCGGGATGCTGGCTTTGCTGTCTTTTTTCAAAAATGATGTTCCCGTCATTGTACTATTCGCCGTCTCACTTCTGCTGGCATTGCTTATGGTCAGTTCGATTCGTTACCCAAGCGTTACAAATTTTAGTCCCTCCCGCAGAACGATTTGGTTTGTTCTAACTCTCATGTTGATACTGGCGGGGGGAGCATTTTTATTCGAGAAGCAATTATATGAACTCTTGTTTGCCCCACTTTTTATGTATGCAGCGTATGGCAGTATGATTTACTGGGTACGCCTGGTTTCCAATAATAAGGAACAGGGCGAATAA
- a CDS encoding type 1 glutamine amidotransferase family protein — MNNTVYLYVFDTMADWEIGYVTAELNSGRYYKKGLAPSKIVTVGIEKTPVTTMGGLKILPDIKLDECNIESTDILILPGGDTWTESIHQPILKIAQRCLKDGILVAAICGATIGLAQTGLLNSRLHTSNDLEYLKMICPTYKGEKYYKMESVVTDGTLITASGIAPLEFSVHVLKALGVISPQTLDAWYSLNKTQEPKYFYELMNSIQ; from the coding sequence ATGAATAATACGGTATATCTTTATGTGTTTGACACAATGGCAGACTGGGAAATAGGTTATGTAACTGCCGAGCTGAACTCGGGAAGATATTATAAAAAGGGGCTGGCCCCATCAAAAATAGTCACCGTTGGAATTGAAAAGACCCCTGTAACTACAATGGGTGGATTGAAAATACTGCCTGACATTAAACTGGATGAGTGCAACATTGAAAGCACAGATATATTGATTTTACCCGGTGGAGATACATGGACAGAATCCATTCACCAGCCCATCTTGAAAATCGCCCAGAGGTGTTTAAAGGATGGTATATTGGTTGCAGCGATTTGTGGTGCTACAATCGGACTTGCCCAGACAGGATTGCTGAATTCACGCCTGCATACAAGCAATGATTTGGAATACCTTAAAATGATCTGTCCCACTTACAAGGGCGAAAAGTATTACAAAATGGAGTCTGTTGTAACTGATGGAACACTGATCACTGCATCTGGAATAGCTCCGTTGGAATTTTCTGTACATGTCTTGAAAGCTCTGGGCGTGATTTCTCCACAAACATTAGATGCCTGGTATAGTCTTAATAAGACTCAAGAACCCAAATATTTC
- a CDS encoding SDR family NAD(P)-dependent oxidoreductase has product MTVTLITGGNKGLGFETARRLIAQGHNVYIGARDIERGKDSADKLGAKFIRLDVTDLASIHEAAAEINQNEGLLDVLINNAGITSGLLGANDVAAEDFRTVYDTNVFGIVRVTQAFLPLLHKSATPVIVNVSSGLGSFTRVTNPEKVESQVNDLIYSSSKAAVTMLTVQYAKALPEFRINAADPGPTATDLNGHRGFQTVSEGTDVIVKLATLDGNGPTGTFMDRNGVVPW; this is encoded by the coding sequence TTGACAGTTACATTAATTACAGGTGGAAACAAAGGGCTGGGCTTCGAAACTGCACGGCGATTGATCGCACAGGGTCACAATGTGTACATTGGTGCTCGCGATATAGAACGTGGGAAAGACTCGGCTGATAAGCTTGGCGCAAAGTTTATACGGCTTGATGTGACCGATCTTGCATCTATACACGAAGCAGCTGCCGAGATTAATCAAAATGAAGGGCTTTTGGATGTACTTATCAATAATGCGGGAATAACAAGCGGACTTCTGGGCGCTAATGATGTGGCTGCAGAAGACTTCCGCACCGTTTATGACACCAATGTCTTCGGTATTGTTCGTGTGACACAAGCCTTTCTTCCTCTTCTGCACAAATCGGCAACGCCTGTTATCGTCAATGTCAGCAGTGGGTTAGGTTCCTTTACCCGCGTGACGAATCCTGAAAAGGTTGAATCGCAAGTAAACGATTTGATTTACTCGTCATCCAAAGCCGCAGTAACAATGCTGACTGTGCAATATGCCAAAGCCTTGCCCGAATTCCGTATAAATGCCGCGGATCCCGGGCCGACAGCAACCGACCTCAATGGGCATCGCGGCTTCCAAACCGTCAGTGAGGGTACAGATGTGATTGTGAAGCTTGCGACTCTTGACGGCAATGGACCTACGGGTACTTTTATGGATCGGAATGGAGTCGTTCCTTGGTAA
- a CDS encoding MBL fold metallo-hydrolase: protein MTAKIPKVYRVGDVTVTRITEMMLDGIPPEVYFPGSWNPLFLEENRNSLPAGLIDGNSQLIVSIGTWVVKTPKHTILIDTATGNDKNLPLNPDLANLQLPYLQRLKEAGVTPEEVDYVLLTHLHVDHVGWNTKLVDGNWVPTFPNAKYVFPLAEQQYYSSEVSHNKANEANFNVYEESVLPVVEAGLTQTIGPEGGEFLDIFTFIPTPGHSIGQMSIRLKSGGEEALFGADVMHHPFQVYNPEWNSMYCEFTDQARITRLSVLELIADRPVIYFSTHFPGSAAGYVTRSEGKYKWNFI from the coding sequence ATGACTGCTAAAATTCCCAAGGTCTATCGAGTCGGTGATGTTACCGTGACGCGTATCACGGAGATGATGCTGGACGGTATTCCGCCAGAAGTATATTTTCCGGGATCGTGGAACCCCCTGTTCCTGGAGGAGAATCGGAACTCTCTTCCGGCCGGCCTGATCGATGGCAATTCTCAGCTTATCGTCAGCATTGGAACGTGGGTGGTGAAAACTCCGAAGCATACGATCCTTATCGATACGGCTACAGGAAACGATAAAAACCTGCCTTTAAATCCCGATCTCGCCAATCTCCAGCTCCCCTATCTTCAGCGGCTGAAGGAGGCAGGGGTTACACCGGAGGAAGTGGACTACGTTCTGCTGACGCATCTGCATGTGGACCATGTCGGCTGGAATACAAAGCTTGTGGACGGAAATTGGGTACCGACCTTCCCCAATGCCAAATACGTATTTCCCCTCGCAGAACAGCAATATTACTCCAGCGAGGTCAGTCACAACAAAGCAAACGAAGCAAATTTTAACGTTTACGAAGAAAGCGTATTGCCTGTTGTTGAAGCCGGCTTAACGCAGACCATTGGCCCTGAGGGCGGAGAATTTCTTGATATATTCACATTCATTCCGACACCCGGCCACAGCATCGGCCAAATGTCCATCCGTCTCAAATCTGGCGGGGAAGAAGCTTTATTCGGCGCCGATGTGATGCACCATCCGTTTCAGGTCTATAATCCGGAATGGAATTCCATGTACTGCGAATTTACCGATCAAGCGCGTATTACACGGCTTAGTGTGCTGGAGCTCATAGCGGATCGCCCAGTCATTTATTTCAGTACGCATTTCCCCGGAAGCGCGGCGGGGTACGTGACTCGCAGCGAGGGCAAGTATAAGTGGAACTTTATTTAA
- a CDS encoding MarR family transcriptional regulator, which translates to MDKNKLNDEEIQLWYKWKGSFQSIFGRVIKEMSERTGLSEGDYGVLDRLDLLGNGSLRQQELAKSMDWDKSRLSHHLTRMEKRNLVMRKPLDADRGVQVIITPIGKSALDDARPIVSMAIRKHFLDQLTDLDIESITKLADRTKNGSAASSNTPTP; encoded by the coding sequence ATGGATAAGAACAAACTTAACGATGAAGAAATTCAATTATGGTATAAGTGGAAAGGCTCCTTTCAAAGCATCTTCGGTCGCGTAATTAAAGAGATGTCCGAGCGCACCGGACTATCCGAGGGCGATTATGGGGTATTGGATCGGTTAGACCTTTTGGGGAACGGGAGCCTTCGCCAACAAGAGTTGGCCAAATCTATGGACTGGGATAAGAGCCGATTGTCACATCATCTGACGCGAATGGAAAAACGCAACCTTGTGATGAGGAAGCCATTAGACGCAGATCGCGGTGTTCAAGTCATCATCACTCCCATTGGAAAGTCAGCATTAGATGATGCCCGGCCCATTGTCTCCATGGCCATACGCAAACATTTCCTTGATCAGTTAACCGATCTTGACATTGAGTCGATTACGAAGCTAGCGGACAGAACAAAAAATGGGTCAGCAGCGTCTAGTAATACCCCGACGCCATGA
- a CDS encoding RidA family protein, protein MSPIAITTTQAPAAIGPYSQAIALGNAVYTSGMLPIDAEGNLKEGIVDQTHQIVKNLQAVLAEAGLSLADVVKTSVFMTDLEHFQQMNEVYSQYFSDHHPARTTVEVSKLPRDAKIEIELIAVKRN, encoded by the coding sequence ATGAGCCCTATCGCTATTACAACAACACAAGCACCCGCAGCTATCGGCCCTTATTCGCAGGCCATCGCTTTAGGAAATGCCGTCTATACGTCGGGCATGCTTCCGATTGATGCCGAAGGAAATCTGAAAGAAGGCATCGTTGACCAAACCCATCAAATAGTAAAGAACCTGCAAGCAGTCTTAGCTGAAGCTGGATTATCTTTAGCAGACGTTGTAAAAACATCAGTTTTCATGACGGATTTAGAGCATTTTCAGCAGATGAATGAAGTGTACAGCCAATATTTCAGCGATCATCACCCTGCCAGAACAACCGTAGAAGTGTCTAAACTTCCAAGAGACGCCAAGATTGAAATAGAGCTTATCGCAGTCAAACGCAATTAA
- a CDS encoding MBL fold metallo-hydrolase has translation MSSFIAAMLLMLFNPAFGRMPDRRTKTRINNSVNYKNNKFVNAIPTITRMSLRNQLSVLWDFARGKPAHGRPSSPIDLVLTDIEKTKPSSDLNQAIWFGHSSALVDLDGQRLLFDPMFGRSPFPFPKLGSKRFNDNLPIDVKHMPAIDAVFLSHDHYDHLDYYSIKHLKDKVGHFFVPLGVACHLDRWGVPDSKITQLDWWEELEWEGLKIVCTPARHVSGRSFLYKNQTLWCSWSIIGLSGSVFFSGDSGYGPHFRQIGEKYGPFQLTLVECEQYDERWPDLHMFPEEAAQAHIDLRGEFMIPIHWAAFQLAPHGWLDPIHRVLIAAKQRSIKIAIPRMGESVSLGGDHYPIHEWWSK, from the coding sequence GTGAGTAGCTTTATCGCGGCAATGCTCCTGATGCTCTTTAACCCGGCGTTCGGAAGAATGCCAGACAGAAGAACGAAAACACGCATAAACAATTCCGTTAATTACAAAAATAACAAGTTCGTGAATGCTATCCCTACAATAACTAGAATGTCTTTGCGCAACCAATTATCTGTTCTTTGGGACTTTGCTCGCGGGAAGCCTGCCCATGGCAGGCCTTCCTCGCCAATTGACCTTGTATTGACCGATATCGAGAAAACGAAACCATCGTCTGATCTCAACCAGGCGATCTGGTTCGGTCATTCAAGCGCACTAGTTGATCTAGACGGCCAACGATTGCTATTCGACCCGATGTTTGGGCGGTCTCCATTTCCTTTTCCGAAGCTGGGAAGCAAGCGATTTAACGATAACCTGCCGATTGATGTCAAACATATGCCTGCCATTGATGCGGTATTTCTTTCCCATGATCACTATGATCACCTGGATTATTATTCAATCAAACACCTTAAAGATAAGGTCGGTCATTTTTTTGTTCCGCTGGGAGTCGCATGCCATCTTGACCGCTGGGGTGTCCCTGACTCCAAGATCACCCAGTTGGACTGGTGGGAGGAACTAGAGTGGGAAGGATTGAAGATCGTCTGCACGCCTGCGCGTCACGTGTCTGGGCGAAGCTTCTTGTACAAAAATCAAACTTTGTGGTGTTCATGGTCAATCATCGGCTTATCAGGAAGCGTGTTTTTTAGCGGAGACAGCGGATATGGCCCTCACTTTCGTCAAATCGGGGAAAAGTATGGACCCTTTCAACTTACGCTAGTGGAGTGCGAGCAATATGACGAACGTTGGCCGGACCTTCATATGTTTCCGGAAGAAGCGGCGCAAGCCCATATAGACTTAAGAGGCGAATTCATGATCCCGATTCATTGGGCTGCTTTTCAATTAGCGCCTCACGGGTGGCTCGACCCCATCCATCGTGTCTTGATTGCGGCTAAACAACGATCGATCAAAATTGCCATTCCTCGTATGGGCGAATCTGTATCGCTAGGTGGAGACCACTATCCCATTCACGAATGGTGGAGTAAATGA
- a CDS encoding XRE family transcriptional regulator — protein sequence MNSIGEAIRSTRKKQKLTLKKVAQAASVSLSFLSEIERDKANPSISVLKRIANALNVNFTDLFGEEKRSIVVRKNERKPLVHSEGSRITWYALSQGSSNRMGPIWGVLEEGAAYGDIGVGHSDGEEFLFVHSGRLEFMLGNERYTLEEGDSIYYDARIPHSYKNIWEGETLLIAVATPPTF from the coding sequence ATGAATTCGATCGGCGAAGCCATTCGAAGCACGCGAAAAAAACAGAAATTAACGCTTAAGAAGGTAGCTCAAGCAGCCTCTGTATCCTTATCTTTTCTCAGTGAAATTGAACGCGATAAGGCGAATCCGTCCATCAGTGTTCTGAAGCGCATAGCGAATGCATTAAACGTGAATTTTACCGATTTGTTTGGCGAGGAGAAACGAAGCATTGTCGTTAGGAAAAACGAGCGCAAACCTTTGGTGCATTCCGAAGGTTCCCGTATTACCTGGTACGCGCTCAGTCAAGGAAGCAGCAACCGAATGGGACCGATATGGGGAGTGTTGGAAGAAGGAGCGGCTTACGGCGACATTGGCGTCGGCCATAGCGATGGAGAGGAATTTCTATTTGTCCACTCCGGGCGTTTGGAGTTTATGCTGGGCAATGAACGCTACACGCTCGAAGAAGGGGACAGCATCTATTATGATGCCAGAATCCCCCATAGTTATAAGAATATTTGGGAAGGCGAAACGCTGCTAATAGCGGTTGCTACTCCGCCTACTTTTTGA